The Sphingosinicellaceae bacterium genome includes the window GGGTCGAGACGATCAGCGCGCCGCTGGGCTTGAGCTTCTGCGACATGGTCAGCTGGATGTCGCCGGTGCCGGGCGGCAGGTCGATGACCAGCACGTCGAGCGCCCCCCAGTTGGCGCTCTCGACCATCTGCATCATCGCCGACGCCGCCATCGGCCCGCGCCAGATCACCGCCTTGTCCTGCGCCATCATCATGCCGATCGACAGCGCCTTGATGCCGTGCGCGACCATCGGCAGCAGCTTCTTGTCCTCGATCTGGGCGCGGCCCGGCAGCCCCAGCAACGTCGGCACCGACGGCCCGTAGATGTCGGCATCGAGCAGCCCGACCGCGAGGCCGCGCTTGGCCAGAGCCACCGCGACGTTGGCGGCGATCGTCGACTTGCCGACCCCGCCCTTGCCGCTGGCGACTGCGAGCAGCCGCCGGATGCCGGGCACGGCGCTGTCCTGGGCGACCGCCGGACCATCGGGCACCGCACCGCGGTCGGCGGTGAGGATGATGCGTGTCGCGGTGACACCTGG containing:
- a CDS encoding Mrp/NBP35 family ATP-binding protein translates to MTSRDDLAAALAAVTDPSRSDDIVASGRASGLTFADGTAGLVLAVDGLDRAAAERLRAAVEVAARGVPGVTATRIILTADRGAVPDGPAVAQDSAVPGIRRLLAVASGKGGVGKSTIAANVAVALAKRGLAVGLLDADIYGPSVPTLLGLPGRAQIEDKKLLPMVAHGIKALSIGMMMAQDKAVIWRGPMAASAMMQMVESANWGALDVLVIDLPPGTGDIQLTMSQKLKPSGALIVSTPQDLALIDARRAIAMFVEVGVPVIGLVENMSTFVCPHCGERSDIFGHGGAEALGEGVGVPFLGAVPLTMALRLASDAGEPGAAPEFAGIAERVAAGLGL